aaaacgtttattttgttctgatttttttttaaattaagtatatacattatacatactctAGAAAACTGTTTTTTACATGGGCAGCTCAACGTAGCTTTTTCTCACACGTAAGCTCACCCAGTAGCTTGGTGATTTTGGCTCCTACTATTAGATcagcgaataatattatttgcaaagaagaatattttgaataactattagtaaaacatttattttaaactttcattGCTAAAACTTATGGCAAACGAAGTTACGGCCAAAAGCTATAACTAATAGAATaggttatgataataataaatttgtgttaataactaattaatatgcataaaatattatttcaacaatttcaattaaattttatttaaatagaataaacaatatttaattttgctggattgcatacatttttatacttaaacagTTAAACCCGACAACGACAGGTAACTcggctatattattttataagaggtCCGTAATTTGCCATTATACCACTTGGCACAAGTTCGAGAGACGCTGGTTAACCCATGTTCGAAATTAAATTGGTATTATCCGTGGTAAGTCAGTATTGAATCAACACCGGATGCCAGTAATAGTTTTCTAGCACTAGTGTATAGTATACTGAATAACAATAGGTATATGACGGTATATCAAGTACTAGCATGGGTGTCGGCGTAAGCCGGACCGGATTTAGGGGAGGGCAATCGGGGCGACAACCCCGGAGCCACCACAACAGTGacttcagaaaaaaatatttcaaattacaaaTGCACTGTCATCATCCTGCCGTACCATCAAAAGTGGCCAATaggataaaatttaacaaatttaacactGATAGCCGATAAACTTACCAACGGTTTTTCGCCGAAAAAAGCTCGGTAGGTTCCGTTTGTtaacacttaaatttaatttcttgtttccgattataattatatacatgtttgttaaatattaataaaagaaaaagaatctactttgaaaaaaaattgttcattttatttggGAAATAATTTGGGGCCAAGGGGCCCTCGCTCGATTGATGCCCCGAGGCCTCCACTCCTCTAGATCCGGCCCTGGGCATAAGTCATAAATTTCCGACTGGGATAACTTTTgacatagattaaatattatattaatctactattgtatattaaacctATGCTACAACtgctataatagttataactgtaattaacaaattgttttttttttttaaacatattttttttaactattttccaaaaatgttgctttttaacgaattaatttgatatgaaaaatatattttctacaacGTTAATAGAACAATAATCTGacataatgagtgttttacgCGATAactaataatctattttttttattccgtagtttattatttaaaattaatacagggCTATTTAATCGCATTGGttcaagttaaaaattcaGGACTCGGGTTATAAACTGTATTagcacttttatttaaataaaaagagcAAAGCCTTCACGTGTTTTGTGTGTGATGTAATAACTAATGCATTTTAGTGAAAATCGGACGAACATCATCGAATCCGTGTACGGCggatgttaataaattattaataataataataacaacaacaacagtaaaataaacatatcacGAAGAATAATAACGGCAAAAAAAATTgaccatataatttttttcggtTGTTgtgaaaataacaaacaaatttgGCGGCGAACAGGACGCGTTATTGCCGTCGATTGAGCTTGACCAATTCCGCCAGCCATTCCATGGCGTCGCTTAGCCCATCATCGGCGGGTTGGCCGGGCGCGGCCACCACGTCCGTGCTGGCCAGCCGCCACGGACGGTCCTGTTCCATGTGCTCGTGCAGCCTGAGAGCGCCGGCCAAGGCAGACGCACCGCACGCGTCCGGCGCGGCCGTTTTGTTGGCCACGAACAATATGGGCAGGTCCGGCCGGCCGGCCACGTCCGGGTGGCGAAGCATCATGTCCAGCTCATCCTTGACCACGGCAAAGCGCATCTGGTCCGTGCTGTCCACCACGAACACGATGGCGTCGCATTGCGCGTACATCGACTCCCACATGCTCCGGTACCCGTCACGGCCGGACATGTCACTGGCGGTGAATTTGACGTTGTTGACTGCAACAGTACACACAAAACAAACAACGGATGAACCAGgtgaactatttaaatacgagtataccAGTCATGttcaaaattatgatttactgTAAGTTGGACAAAAAACTAcagagaaataaataaaagttaaaactatagggaaatataaaatatgttggaGCCGTTGGAGGGCCGGTAcggaattatttaataaaaataaataaaaaaaaataccaacattACTTAAAACgagtacatacatttataatataagtaaattgtaagtataacaggttataggtatacctattgttgaaattcaaaactacaagttttaatttttatttatatacattgttataattttttagtaaggaaaaagtatttaaatagtatttcgaGTATTTATTTCTCAAAGTTTTTCAAATCTATTCGAAATACAAAAAAGATACACTAATACTTAACAACTTTACAAGTATGCCTGGAGATGacaacgaaaaaatatatcggCGGTCGTCTCGTCATAACCGCACATTTTGCACCGTTCAATACCGCACACATTTatactattgtttaaaatggAATTTTGAAAAGTCGATAGTTCAAAACCGCACACGTTTGATTCACAGTTAAAGATTAAAcagcaaaattataaaattgtttttcatctGGACATGTAGCCATAGCCCATAATTTCAACAAACGCCTTAGGAATCAAATGTGGCAAaccaaaaaaaagttttaaccaTAATCCACATtgtgaatttgtattattgtattggaaTAGAACTgacttttttgtataatatctcgaaagtttaatttttataattttgtgatcTTGCTTAAATGCTTGATTATGATTAACTGGTGTGCGATACTAAACAATATgcctaatgttattttatacgttattaatataataatatatttcaacgtGTACAGTATTGAACGGTTTGATTTAGGGAAAATATGCGGAATTATAAGCCGATTAAGGTATATAAGTGCGCGGTTTTGAACGAGGACCTTGTTTTGAAAGTGTCCGGTTATAAACGACAccctaaaatatgttatttaggtacttttatattttaaacgaagCGATAAGCTTTGTTTTCTTTTTGACAGAAAACACTTCATAACAATAAaagtagaattttaaaattctagaaTTTGAAAGGCTCCAACCAGCCCAGCCGCCTTTAAGAAGTCCAGTATAggaaattttctaaaatctaCTCGCAGGTggtgtaaatgtaaatatacctatgaatatgctaaatagtaaaaattattatttattatgcactATGCAGTAGAGCGCTCCCGAACGTGCAAGCGCATGCTAATAATAGACTATACTAGTGGTCAGCAATCGGTGGTCCGCGCcactattatatagtatattattcaattattgtatacagcctgatttaaattttagaattgtattttatacatttcattattttaaagtgtcagacgtatatttttttcatagtaaataatttaagattttaaaattttttattttagtctgGCCCGAGATTCCAGAAAGATTGCCGAAATGCCGACCACTGgaatacaactattaattattttgtttttttttttattaaaagtattaatatttttccagttgtatcaatttacctatttatatacatatctaaaatcatatttgtatTCGTCATGAAATTTACTTGAAAACGACTTTCTTAgtttcttacatttttaaactaatttttttactttaacctAATCAAggcttaaaaatgttaaaaaatacatatttttttttagaaaatcctaaaatattaattgtttaaccaGTTCTGCGTACACTACAACAAAAGTTATGTcctaatttacatatatatttaggtatctaTCTTTAACATAgacaaaattagatataatattatatattgtctattaaaaatataattaatattaattcatttatcttataaatgcaaactaggtatttttttattgtatttaattaaaacatatactacttaatatatatcaaatttaaagtattttaacagtttgaaaaatataattaaatatgcgGCTACGGgctaatatacctaaatatttatttatcttgtatttatttttatagaaaagtacaattaattgtttatttataatttttaagcagGATTCTCAATTGTTTGTGCCTCCAagaacaaaattcaaaaataaacgtgtttgaattaaata
This genomic stretch from Rhopalosiphum maidis isolate BTI-1 chromosome 3, ASM367621v3, whole genome shotgun sequence harbors:
- the LOC113558820 gene encoding ADP-ribosylation factor-like protein 6, giving the protein MNIWRKLTRMLGFVGRTPRRRKARVLFVGLNNAGKSTLLNRLKPDREQLSRKLIAPTVGFTTDMFVFNNVKFTASDMSGRDGYRSMWESMYAQCDAIVFVVDSTDQMRFAVVKDELDMMLRHPDVAGRPDLPILFVANKTAAPDACGASALAGALRLHEHMEQDRPWRLASTDVVAAPGQPADDGLSDAMEWLAELVKLNRRQ